One part of the Parachlamydiales bacterium genome encodes these proteins:
- a CDS encoding HAD family hydrolase, which yields MNTTPIAAFDFDGTLTHKESLIQFIKFTHGFPIKLIRTLPTLLKSALGLASRQEAKEAILSCLYKNTPRSSLEATGQSFSDSILDNILNPEMMETLRWHQNQGHICVLVSANIDIYLVPWAKKHNFHHVICSQLETSPSGLITGKLAHPNCWGPEKARQLLLLISSQNYNPSQIYAYGDSRGDTEMLALRGLRPLNPHQRAKPFGNRVPPSGN from the coding sequence ATGAATACAACACCTATCGCCGCCTTCGACTTCGACGGCACACTCACCCACAAAGAAAGCCTTATTCAATTTATTAAATTCACTCACGGCTTCCCCATAAAACTGATACGCACCCTTCCCACTCTCCTGAAATCTGCCCTAGGCCTCGCCTCACGACAAGAAGCTAAAGAAGCCATACTCTCCTGCCTCTACAAAAACACTCCCCGCTCCTCTCTAGAAGCCACCGGACAATCCTTCTCCGACTCCATACTCGACAACATCCTCAACCCCGAAATGATGGAAACTCTACGCTGGCACCAAAATCAAGGACACATCTGCGTCCTCGTCAGCGCCAATATCGACATCTACCTCGTCCCCTGGGCAAAAAAACACAACTTCCACCACGTCATATGCTCCCAACTAGAAACCTCTCCCTCCGGACTCATCACCGGTAAACTCGCCCACCCCAACTGCTGGGGACCCGAAAAAGCACGACAACTCCTCCTCCTCATCTCCTCACAAAACTACAACCCCTCCCAAATCTACGCCTACGGCGACAGCCGCGGCGACACCGAAATGCTCGCTCTCAGGGGGCTTCGCCCCCTGAACCCCCACCAAAGGGCAAAGCCCTTTGGAAACCGCGTTCCTCCCTCCGGGAACTAA
- a CDS encoding CinA family protein, with the protein MMTLAEELHHIFLQKKLTLSIAESCTGGALSHCFTLLPGASKYYLGSVITYSNESKEILLDIPHTWIAENGAVSEKIACAMAQSIQRKLKSDYALATTGIAGPTGGSPEKPVGTVWIAIATPENVKGMLLKLKGGREEIIHAACEEVLHALRDAIR; encoded by the coding sequence ATGATGACTTTGGCAGAAGAGCTTCATCACATTTTCTTACAAAAGAAGCTCACACTGTCCATTGCCGAATCCTGTACCGGCGGAGCCCTTTCCCACTGTTTCACCCTGCTTCCAGGTGCTTCAAAATACTATTTGGGAAGTGTTATCACCTATTCGAATGAATCCAAAGAAATCTTGCTAGATATCCCGCACACATGGATTGCTGAAAATGGCGCAGTCAGCGAAAAAATAGCTTGTGCAATGGCGCAAAGCATACAGCGCAAATTAAAGTCAGACTATGCCTTAGCAACTACAGGTATTGCCGGGCCCACAGGCGGATCACCCGAAAAGCCTGTCGGAACAGTTTGGATTGCGATTGCTACGCCGGAAAATGTGAAAGGGATGCTCTTGAAATTAAAAGGCGGCAGGGAAGAAATTATCCATGCCGCCTGTGAAGAAGTTCTACACGCTTTGAGAGACGCGATTCGCTAA
- a CDS encoding RNA methyltransferase, with amino-acid sequence MDNDLTITSNQNPRVKGVVKLRNRSERDEKNLFLIEGYRELLRAVDSQWGISTLYYCPELFLGTNEPTLIDTIRKKGTAIFRCSKEVFTKMAYRDRPDGLLAEAPQRHPTLSSLSKHASPLYLIAEAIEKPGNLGTILRSADAVGATAVIVCDRCTDIYNPNVVRASVGTLFTIPVIETTSAEAIAWLRENKIAILAATPSANTLFTHADMKQPLAIAVGTEQLGLSPLWMQQADLQVAIPMCGVADSLNVATATTLLLYEALRQRGA; translated from the coding sequence ATGGATAACGATCTCACTATTACCAGCAACCAAAATCCACGTGTTAAAGGCGTTGTAAAATTACGCAACCGTTCCGAACGCGATGAGAAAAATCTTTTCCTCATCGAAGGCTATCGCGAACTCCTGCGGGCTGTGGATAGCCAATGGGGGATATCCACCCTGTATTACTGTCCTGAACTTTTCCTTGGTACTAACGAGCCCACCCTCATAGACACAATCCGAAAGAAAGGAACTGCAATATTCCGTTGCAGTAAAGAAGTCTTCACAAAAATGGCCTACCGCGACCGTCCTGACGGCCTCCTTGCTGAAGCCCCCCAACGCCACCCCACGCTAAGCTCACTTTCCAAGCACGCTTCACCACTCTATCTGATCGCAGAAGCAATAGAAAAGCCCGGCAACCTCGGCACTATTTTACGCAGTGCGGATGCCGTAGGTGCCACTGCCGTCATCGTCTGCGATCGCTGCACTGACATATATAACCCCAATGTTGTCCGCGCCAGCGTCGGTACTCTTTTTACTATCCCTGTGATCGAAACGACGAGCGCCGAAGCTATTGCTTGGCTGAGGGAAAATAAGATCGCTATCCTAGCTGCAACACCCAGCGCTAATACACTCTTCACCCACGCTGATATGAAGCAACCCCTCGCTATCGCCGTCGGCACCGAGCAGCTCGGACTCTCGCCATTATGGATGCAGCAAGCTGACCTGCAAGTCGCTATCCCCATGTGCGGCGTGGCTGACTCCCTCAATGTCGCTACGGCAACGACGCTGCTCCTCTACGAAGCCTTAAGACAAAGAGGCGCGTGA
- the nrdR gene encoding transcriptional regulator NrdR, translated as MRCPFCQHDELKVTDSREAAEHNAIRRRRECQKCNKRFTTFETVELALQVHKRDGRYEDFQKHKLLNGIAAACNHTTVSHDKVVILTDKITGELMDSPQRAIDTKELGEIVMRHLQELDPVAYIRFACVYRRFKKIDQLRNLIEALPAKDGEEEPVLIDN; from the coding sequence ATGCGCTGCCCATTCTGCCAACATGACGAATTGAAAGTCACCGACTCCCGTGAAGCTGCCGAGCACAATGCTATACGCCGCCGCCGTGAATGCCAAAAATGCAATAAACGCTTTACAACATTTGAAACTGTCGAGCTTGCTCTTCAAGTCCATAAACGTGATGGACGCTATGAAGATTTTCAAAAACACAAACTTCTGAATGGCATCGCCGCAGCTTGTAATCATACTACTGTCAGCCATGATAAAGTGGTTATCCTTACAGATAAGATTACCGGTGAATTGATGGACTCTCCCCAAAGAGCTATAGATACGAAAGAACTTGGGGAAATCGTTATGCGACACCTGCAGGAACTTGACCCTGTTGCATACATTCGTTTTGCCTGCGTCTACCGCCGTTTTAAAAAGATCGATCAATTAAGAAACCTTATTGAAGCTCTGCCCGCAAAAGATGGCGAAGAAGAGCCTGTTTTAATTGATAACTAA
- a CDS encoding TraR/DksA family transcriptional regulator, whose product MALKKSEIAEFKNKLLLLRAQLTKTLQGSAAEVKTPDEATGYSQHQADQGTDDFDRTINLELTSKEYTILRHIDRALQKIDENTYGICDVSGEEIPPARLYAIPYACVTVKVQEQMEKGLI is encoded by the coding sequence ATGGCTCTAAAAAAGAGCGAAATCGCTGAATTCAAAAATAAACTTTTGCTTTTACGCGCACAGCTAACCAAAACCCTTCAAGGTTCTGCCGCTGAAGTTAAAACCCCAGATGAAGCTACCGGCTACTCGCAACACCAAGCCGACCAGGGGACAGATGACTTTGACCGCACAATCAACCTGGAATTGACCAGTAAAGAATATACTATTCTTAGGCATATTGACCGCGCACTGCAGAAAATTGATGAAAATACATACGGTATCTGCGACGTTTCCGGCGAAGAAATACCACCTGCCAGACTCTACGCAATTCCTTATGCATGCGTCACTGTAAAAGTCCAAGAGCAAATGGAAAAAGGGTTGATCTAA
- a CDS encoding pseudouridine synthase, whose protein sequence is MIILYQDNHVLAAVKPAGIPTQGENNSFEALVKAHSQKTFLYPVHRLDTPVSGIVLFATSSKALSRLNESLRNNLFTKTYLALVQGKPTPHSNTLTHSLFHDEFQHKAILSKHPKAKQCQLCYETITSYHNSSLLKINLITGRYHQIRAQLSAINHPVLGDAKYNSHQPFPQGIALHHSSLSFPHPTLKNIITLSAPLPDYFKGASPP, encoded by the coding sequence ATGATCATCCTCTATCAAGACAACCACGTACTAGCCGCAGTAAAACCAGCAGGAATACCCACACAAGGAGAAAATAATAGTTTTGAAGCCCTTGTTAAAGCTCATTCCCAAAAGACATTCCTCTATCCAGTACACCGCCTTGATACGCCGGTAAGCGGAATAGTTCTTTTTGCTACCTCTAGTAAAGCCCTCAGCCGTCTTAATGAGTCCCTTCGTAACAATCTTTTCACTAAAACATACCTGGCCCTAGTCCAAGGTAAACCTACACCACACAGTAACACCCTAACCCACTCCCTGTTCCACGACGAATTCCAACATAAAGCCATCCTCTCCAAACATCCCAAAGCTAAGCAATGTCAGCTATGCTATGAAACTATCACCTCCTACCACAACTCCTCCCTACTAAAAATTAACCTTATCACAGGCCGCTACCACCAAATTCGTGCTCAACTCAGCGCTATAAACCATCCTGTACTCGGCGATGCCAAATACAACTCCCACCAACCCTTTCCCCAAGGCATTGCTCTCCACCACTCTTCGCTCTCCTTCCCGCACCCCACCCTCAAAAATATCATCACCCTCTCAGCTCCACTCCCCGACTACTTCAAGGGGGCTTCACCCCCTTGA
- a CDS encoding class I SAM-dependent methyltransferase — protein MSYQLIDSGNGQKLEQFGPFIIARPAAQAVWLPQQKEDVWKKAHANFTRDGSNRWISALPLPPLWTVEVENIAFKISPTDFGHLGIFPEQQMFWRWMTDILQNAPSKPSLLNLFAYSGGVTLAAAKAGAEVCHLDASKPMVAWARENAALNNLDNAPIRWIVDDVSKFLAREQRRSKKYDAIVLDPPSFGRGPNGEVFKIEEQIIPLLTQCRALLSEKPLFIALSCHTPGFTPYIIKKLMEQAMHGLKGTVESGELLLETQQKGSYPLPSGTYAWWCHG, from the coding sequence GTGTCTTACCAGTTAATCGATAGCGGCAATGGACAGAAACTAGAGCAATTCGGGCCCTTTATCATCGCCCGTCCTGCCGCACAAGCCGTATGGCTTCCTCAGCAGAAAGAAGATGTATGGAAAAAAGCGCACGCAAATTTCACACGCGACGGCAGCAACCGTTGGATCTCCGCGCTCCCTCTTCCTCCTCTTTGGACTGTTGAAGTAGAAAATATCGCCTTCAAAATTTCCCCCACAGACTTTGGCCACCTAGGTATCTTTCCTGAACAGCAAATGTTCTGGCGTTGGATGACGGACATCCTACAAAATGCGCCTTCTAAACCGTCGCTACTTAACCTTTTTGCCTATTCAGGCGGTGTCACCCTCGCTGCTGCTAAAGCAGGTGCGGAGGTTTGCCATCTCGACGCTTCCAAACCTATGGTTGCCTGGGCCCGCGAAAATGCTGCCCTGAATAATCTTGATAATGCTCCTATCCGTTGGATCGTGGACGACGTCAGCAAGTTTCTCGCAAGGGAACAACGCCGAAGTAAAAAATATGACGCTATCGTCCTCGACCCGCCCTCTTTTGGCCGTGGTCCTAACGGAGAAGTATTCAAAATAGAAGAGCAAATCATTCCGTTACTCACCCAATGCCGCGCGCTTCTAAGCGAGAAACCCCTCTTCATAGCCCTTTCTTGCCATACCCCGGGATTCACCCCTTACATCATCAAGAAATTGATGGAGCAAGCGATGCATGGCCTTAAGGGTACTGTAGAATCTGGAGAACTTCTTCTTGAAACGCAACAAAAGGGATCTTACCCCCTCCCTAGCGGTACTTACGCTTGGTGGTGCCATGGATAA
- the rnc gene encoding ribonuclease III, which produces MSTNLEQIVQVEAIEKQLGYSFHEKKLIASAFIHCSYINEHRTVTVNNERLEFLGDSVLGILIADDLYNRFPEKTEGELSTLRAKLIEASSCAIYVEKLGVEKYLLLGKGEKLNQGRGRQSILADLFEAIIGAIYLDGGIAAAKDFLWDRFRDTIQELIDSPEENWKAIFQDLCQKKYQMTPVYSILQTHGPEHNKNFVAEVLVNGVSWGQGTGLSKKEAQRNAALDAINKHFSDR; this is translated from the coding sequence ATGTCTACGAACTTAGAACAAATTGTCCAGGTAGAGGCTATTGAAAAGCAGTTAGGCTATTCTTTCCACGAGAAGAAGCTGATCGCTAGCGCCTTCATCCACTGTTCATATATTAATGAACATCGGACCGTCACCGTAAATAATGAAAGGCTGGAATTCCTCGGCGATTCAGTTTTGGGAATCCTTATTGCCGACGATCTTTACAACCGTTTCCCTGAAAAAACTGAGGGCGAACTCTCCACTCTACGCGCCAAGCTAATTGAAGCAAGCTCTTGCGCTATCTATGTAGAGAAATTAGGCGTCGAAAAATACCTGCTTCTAGGTAAAGGTGAAAAACTAAATCAAGGCCGCGGACGTCAGTCGATTTTAGCTGATCTTTTTGAAGCGATCATAGGGGCTATCTACCTAGATGGCGGCATCGCAGCAGCAAAAGACTTTCTGTGGGATAGATTCCGCGATACCATCCAAGAATTGATCGATAGTCCTGAAGAAAACTGGAAAGCAATCTTCCAAGATCTTTGCCAGAAAAAATACCAAATGACACCTGTCTATTCTATACTCCAAACGCACGGACCTGAACACAACAAGAATTTCGTAGCCGAAGTCCTGGTCAACGGCGTTTCCTGGGGACAAGGCACCGGCCTTTCAAAAAAGGAAGCGCAACGTAATGCCGCCTTGGATGCTATCAACAAACATTTTTCCGATAGGTAG
- the lspA gene encoding signal peptidase II, translating into MDRQYRVLLNWAFFIAIAILCVDAWTKYAVYSTFQESPFFFVEYPVFKDFWGIDFSITCVPNKGAAWGSFAGWQNTLLVVRISTVLALIGYLVFFNRDAFKVIPLTFIAAGALGNVIDTFVYGFVVDMFLFTFWGHDFAVFNVADAFITVGAVLLCINAFFEVNKVPHAGNTSD; encoded by the coding sequence ATGGACCGACAATACCGCGTACTTTTAAACTGGGCGTTTTTCATCGCTATCGCAATCCTCTGTGTCGACGCATGGACAAAGTACGCTGTCTATTCCACGTTTCAAGAATCCCCCTTTTTCTTTGTGGAATACCCTGTCTTCAAAGATTTTTGGGGAATAGACTTCTCTATCACCTGCGTTCCTAATAAAGGCGCCGCCTGGGGCAGTTTCGCCGGCTGGCAAAACACCCTCTTGGTTGTACGCATCTCGACGGTTCTTGCCCTTATAGGCTACCTCGTCTTCTTTAATAGGGACGCATTCAAGGTCATCCCACTGACTTTCATTGCAGCCGGCGCTCTGGGCAATGTCATCGACACTTTCGTCTACGGTTTCGTGGTCGATATGTTCCTCTTTACATTCTGGGGACATGACTTTGCCGTTTTCAACGTTGCCGATGCCTTTATTACCGTAGGGGCCGTTTTACTTTGCATTAACGCCTTTTTTGAAGTGAATAAAGTTCCCCATGCAGGCAATACCTCCGATTAG
- the radA gene encoding DNA repair protein RadA, which produces MAVKQKNVWSCNECGHQAPRWLGQCPQCSLWNTLHEETIAAPLSRRFEGQSNTPSKPVRLKEVNTQAIPRMSTTLAEVDRLLGGGLVPGALTLVGGDPGIGKSTLMLQLAQAMAKQGQLVLYVCGEESVEQTSLRAKRLGVDSDNLFLLNETHFSAIKAHIDTLSPTVVIIDSIQIVYKSELTSAPGSVAQVRETAAEFMHLSKGRNIAIFLIGHVTKTGEIAGPRVLEHLVDTVLYFEGDRQHNFRIVRAVKNRFGPTDDVAVFQMGECGLTEVNNPSQLFLEERSKGLIGSAVIPTLEGSRALLIEAQALVTDTVFSTPSRRCTGVDQNRLALLLAVLEKRLRYQMFKFDVFVSIAGGLKIQDPALDLGLLAAIASSLRNHPISPETAVIGEVGLGGEIRSVPRIESRLKECIHMGFRRIILPKRSLKGVSKELQSQIQCVGVEMAEEAVHAVVG; this is translated from the coding sequence ATGGCGGTAAAGCAGAAAAACGTATGGTCTTGTAATGAATGCGGCCATCAGGCTCCGCGCTGGCTCGGGCAATGCCCGCAATGCAGTCTATGGAATACTCTGCATGAGGAAACTATTGCTGCCCCACTTTCACGTCGTTTTGAAGGCCAATCCAATACTCCCAGCAAACCGGTCAGGCTAAAGGAAGTCAACACCCAGGCTATTCCGCGCATGTCAACGACGTTAGCTGAAGTGGACCGTCTCCTAGGCGGAGGACTTGTCCCCGGTGCGCTAACGCTTGTAGGCGGCGATCCCGGCATCGGCAAATCTACCCTTATGCTGCAGCTAGCGCAAGCGATGGCGAAGCAAGGCCAGCTTGTCCTTTACGTCTGCGGCGAGGAATCGGTAGAGCAAACATCCCTCCGCGCTAAAAGGTTAGGCGTCGATAGCGACAACTTATTTTTGCTCAATGAAACACACTTTAGCGCCATCAAAGCGCATATCGACACCCTCTCCCCTACTGTTGTTATCATCGATTCTATTCAGATAGTTTATAAGAGCGAGCTTACCTCGGCACCCGGTTCTGTTGCACAGGTGAGGGAAACGGCAGCGGAATTCATGCACCTTTCTAAAGGGCGCAATATTGCTATCTTCCTTATAGGACACGTTACCAAAACAGGTGAGATCGCGGGACCAAGGGTTTTAGAACACCTTGTAGATACCGTCCTCTATTTTGAAGGCGACAGACAGCATAATTTCCGCATTGTCAGGGCTGTAAAAAACCGCTTTGGACCCACCGACGATGTTGCCGTCTTCCAGATGGGCGAATGTGGACTGACTGAGGTGAATAATCCTTCGCAACTATTTCTAGAAGAGCGTTCAAAAGGGTTGATCGGCTCCGCTGTCATCCCTACGTTGGAAGGCTCGCGCGCGCTGCTGATAGAGGCGCAAGCCCTAGTTACGGACACAGTCTTCAGCACACCTTCACGCCGCTGCACAGGCGTAGACCAAAACCGGTTGGCGCTGCTGCTAGCTGTTCTAGAAAAAAGACTGCGCTATCAAATGTTCAAATTCGATGTCTTTGTTTCTATTGCCGGCGGCCTGAAAATCCAAGACCCTGCTTTAGATTTGGGTTTGCTAGCTGCTATCGCCTCTTCACTGCGAAACCACCCTATCAGTCCTGAAACAGCTGTCATCGGCGAAGTAGGGCTAGGGGGTGAAATCCGTTCCGTTCCCCGCATCGAAAGCAGGCTTAAAGAGTGCATCCATATGGGTTTCCGTCGTATCATCCTACCTAAACGCAGCTTGAAGGGCGTGTCAAAAGAGCTTCAATCTCAAATCCAATGTGTCGGCGTCGAGATGGCCGAGGAAGCAGTCCATGCCGTCGTCGGTTAA
- a CDS encoding LOG family protein — MPRENENLQELEETIKNLVISYGGKDGQLDSDLVGQMIFTSLKLLDGHDTSQIKLMTRALKEMRHAFHIFNGYPHVRKISIFGSARTPSNHPDYTAAKAFSQAMAEMGWMCITGGAHGIMKAGLEGQHSDSRFGLSIRLPFESTVNELLEGDRKAIMFRYFFTRKLMFMSHSDALAAFPGGVGTMDELFEALTLMQTGKGAIIPVILMEGLDGGYWQAWREFVEKGMLAQKMIDPADLHFFYHASCIEDAVQHLNAFYKRYHSSRYVGDLLVIRLRETLSEEKLDQLNQQFAGIVASGKIEQCPPLPEEDEFLGLPRLVFHHTRRKFGLVRALIDAINS; from the coding sequence ATGCCCAGAGAAAATGAAAACCTCCAAGAACTCGAAGAAACAATAAAAAATTTAGTAATATCTTATGGAGGTAAGGACGGCCAGCTAGACTCTGACTTAGTCGGCCAAATGATATTCACTAGCCTTAAGCTTCTGGATGGTCACGATACCTCGCAAATTAAGCTGATGACCCGCGCACTCAAAGAAATGAGGCACGCTTTCCATATATTCAATGGCTATCCCCACGTACGGAAAATCAGCATCTTCGGTTCTGCCAGGACCCCCTCCAACCACCCCGACTACACCGCAGCAAAAGCCTTTAGCCAAGCAATGGCCGAGATGGGGTGGATGTGCATCACAGGCGGGGCTCACGGTATCATGAAAGCCGGGTTGGAAGGACAGCATAGCGACTCCCGCTTTGGCTTATCTATACGGCTTCCCTTTGAAAGCACTGTCAATGAACTATTGGAAGGCGATAGAAAAGCAATCATGTTCCGCTATTTCTTTACGCGTAAATTAATGTTCATGAGCCACTCCGATGCATTAGCCGCCTTTCCCGGCGGCGTCGGTACTATGGACGAATTATTCGAAGCCCTTACCCTGATGCAGACCGGTAAGGGAGCAATTATTCCCGTCATACTAATGGAAGGGTTAGATGGCGGATATTGGCAAGCTTGGCGCGAATTTGTAGAAAAAGGAATGCTTGCCCAAAAAATGATCGATCCTGCCGACCTGCACTTCTTCTATCACGCTTCTTGTATTGAAGATGCTGTGCAGCATCTTAACGCGTTCTATAAAAGATACCATTCGAGTAGATATGTCGGAGACTTACTTGTCATTAGGCTGCGGGAGACTTTGAGCGAAGAGAAGCTTGACCAGCTTAATCAACAATTCGCGGGAATTGTGGCAAGCGGTAAGATTGAACAGTGTCCGCCATTGCCCGAAGAGGACGAATTTTTAGGTCTGCCGAGGCTGGTATTCCATCATACGCGGCGGAAGTTCGGACTTGTGCGTGCGCTGATCGACGCCATCAACAGCTAA
- a CDS encoding lipoate--protein ligase family protein, whose protein sequence is MASWDLLDSGILTAAENMALDKALLDGLSQRSKPLLRLYDWKNPSITFGYFSNPAQWLNLALLSEMQFDLAKRPTGGGLTIHIGDMAFSVFVPACDPHFSCCTLDNYAYINQAVVQAVEDCFSISHLQLLVNAKEPLQQARQHFCMAHPTQYDVVIDGKKVGGAAQRRTKEGFLHHGTICFNVPEVDLLNKLFREEVRAVLVEAISNTSFPLAEGRSADELVVMRKQLQEALFARLSG, encoded by the coding sequence ATGGCGTCATGGGATCTGCTCGACTCGGGAATTCTCACGGCGGCGGAAAACATGGCGCTTGATAAAGCACTTTTGGACGGATTATCCCAACGTTCCAAACCTCTTCTTCGCCTTTACGACTGGAAAAACCCTTCCATAACCTTCGGTTATTTCTCCAATCCAGCCCAATGGCTTAATCTTGCCCTACTCAGTGAAATGCAGTTTGATCTGGCCAAACGCCCTACCGGTGGCGGACTAACCATCCACATCGGCGATATGGCATTCTCGGTTTTTGTTCCAGCCTGCGATCCACACTTCTCCTGCTGTACATTGGACAATTATGCTTATATCAACCAAGCTGTGGTTCAAGCTGTGGAAGATTGTTTCTCTATAAGTCACTTGCAGCTTCTTGTTAATGCTAAAGAGCCCCTTCAGCAAGCTAGACAGCATTTTTGTATGGCACACCCCACACAGTATGATGTCGTCATCGACGGCAAAAAAGTAGGGGGAGCGGCGCAAAGACGTACAAAAGAAGGATTTCTGCATCATGGAACCATCTGCTTTAATGTACCGGAAGTTGATCTGTTGAATAAACTGTTCCGTGAAGAGGTGCGTGCCGTCCTGGTGGAGGCTATCAGCAATACCAGCTTTCCGCTGGCTGAGGGTAGAAGTGCCGACGAGCTAGTGGTTATGCGTAAGCAGCTTCAAGAGGCATTATTTGCGCGACTTTCAGGATAA
- a CDS encoding Fe-Mn family superoxide dismutase has translation MTQQELLAKKFQLPDLPYDFGDLEPTISAEIMMLHYTKHHNAYVTNLNKALEQYAEAELKEDLAAMIALQQAIRFNGGGHINHSIFWTNLAPVSKGGGTPPKGPLADIINTQYGSLQKFIEEFSTKTGAVQGSGWGWLGYDKNSKRLLITTCANQDPLSTQGFTPLLGIDVWEHAYYLQYKNARPDYLKAIWNVVNWANVSERYNKAIG, from the coding sequence ATGACTCAACAAGAACTACTAGCAAAAAAATTCCAACTACCTGACCTTCCTTATGATTTCGGCGATTTAGAACCGACTATCAGCGCTGAAATCATGATGCTTCACTATACAAAGCACCATAATGCCTATGTTACAAACTTGAATAAAGCGTTGGAACAGTATGCCGAAGCTGAATTAAAAGAAGACCTCGCAGCGATGATCGCTCTGCAACAAGCCATCCGCTTTAACGGTGGCGGTCATATCAACCACTCTATTTTCTGGACTAACCTTGCACCAGTAAGCAAAGGCGGCGGCACTCCACCTAAAGGCCCCTTAGCTGATATCATCAATACGCAATATGGTAGCCTGCAAAAATTCATCGAAGAATTCAGCACAAAAACCGGTGCCGTACAAGGTTCAGGTTGGGGCTGGCTCGGCTACGATAAGAATTCCAAAAGGCTGCTCATCACTACCTGTGCCAACCAAGACCCATTAAGCACCCAGGGCTTCACACCTCTGCTTGGCATCGACGTCTGGGAACATGCTTACTATCTACAGTATAAAAATGCACGTCCTGATTACCTTAAAGCTATCTGGAATGTCGTCAACTGGGCGAATGTCTCTGAACGCTACAATAAAGCAATCGGTTAA